A genome region from Manis javanica isolate MJ-LG chromosome 3, MJ_LKY, whole genome shotgun sequence includes the following:
- the CSTA gene encoding cystatin-A: MMPGGLTDARPATPEIQKIADEVKPQLESKTNRTYEEFKVVQYKTQVVAGTNYYIKVQVGDNSYIHIKVFKSLPAEHETLTLTGYQEGKSKDDELSGF, translated from the exons ATGATGCCCGGAGGTTTAACTGATGCCCGACCTGCCACTCCAGAAATCCAGAAGATTGCTGATGAG gtTAAACCCCAGCTTGAAAGTAAAACAAACAGGACCTATGAAGAATTCAAAGTGGTACAATATAAAACTCAAGTGGTTGCTGGAACCAATTACTACATTAAG GTGCAAGTAGGTGATAACAGTTACATTCACATCAAAGTATTCAAAAGTCTTCCTGCAGAACATGAGACTCTGACACTTACTGGTTACCAAGAGGGCAAAAGCAAGGACGATGAGCTGAGTGGCTTTTAG